Proteins encoded within one genomic window of Flavobacterium oreochromis:
- a CDS encoding DUF6046 domain-containing protein translates to MGFNIDINDILNNKQRDYNGIDYSTTDSKDFIIDSNGGDFNLRVFAPLIFEPLNEKGYNLPSLKIDAVTVNLSRSKDINKQRIEGRDSTIKEHITNGDFSISIEGLIASDNGVEYPKDKLLLLRKFLNAPYSLRVTHAIMNRFGIYEIVIDSYSIPSISSTRNIQKFSISATSDEIVELIIRDNV, encoded by the coding sequence ATGGGTTTCAATATTGACATAAATGATATTTTAAACAACAAACAACGCGACTACAACGGAATTGATTACAGCACAACTGATTCTAAAGATTTTATAATAGATTCTAATGGTGGTGATTTTAATTTAAGAGTTTTTGCTCCCTTAATTTTTGAACCTTTAAATGAAAAAGGATATAATCTACCTAGTTTAAAAATAGATGCGGTAACGGTTAATTTGAGTCGATCCAAAGACATCAATAAACAACGAATTGAAGGGCGCGATTCTACCATAAAAGAACATATTACTAATGGTGATTTTAGTATTTCCATTGAAGGCTTAATAGCAAGTGATAATGGAGTAGAATATCCAAAAGATAAATTATTATTACTCCGAAAATTTTTAAATGCACCGTATAGCCTACGTGTAACACATGCGATCATGAATCGATTTGGAATTTATGAAATTGTGATTGATTCCTACTCTATTCCTTCTATTTCAAGCACTCGAAATATTCAAAAATTTTCGATTAGTGCTACCTCAGATGAAATTGTTGAATTAATAATTAGAGACAATGTTTAA